Proteins encoded together in one Balaenoptera musculus isolate JJ_BM4_2016_0621 chromosome 6, mBalMus1.pri.v3, whole genome shotgun sequence window:
- the ABHD17B gene encoding alpha/beta hydrolase domain-containing protein 17B — translation MNNLSFSELCCLFCCPPCPGKIASKLAFLPPDPTYTLMCDESGSRWTLHLSERADWQYSSREKDAIECFMTRTSKGNRIACMFVRCSPNAKYTLLFSHGNAVDLGQMSSFYIGLGSRINCNIFSYDYSGYGASSGKPTEKNLYADIEAAWLALRTRYGIRPENVIIYGQSIGTVPSVDLAARYESAAVILHSPLTSGMRVAFPDTKKTYCFDAFPNIDKISKITSPVLIIHGTEDEVIDFSHGLALFERCQRPVEPLWVEGAGHNDVELYGQYLERLKQFVSQELVNL, via the exons atGAATAATCTTTCATTTAGTGAGCTATGTTGCCTCTTCTGCTGTCCACCTTGTCCAGGGAAAATTGCTTCAAAATTAGCGTTTTTGCCACCTGATCCAACTTACACGCTGATGTGTGATGAAAGTGGAAGCCGCTGGACGTTACACCTCTCAGAACGAGCAGACTGGCAATATTCTTCTAGAGAAAAAGATGCTATTGAGTGTTTCATGACTAGAACCAGTAAAGGCAACAGAATTGCCTGCATGTTTGTGCGTTGCTCACCCAATGCCAAATACACTTTACTCTTTTCACACGGAAATGCTGTTGATCTTGGTCAGATGAGCAGCTTTTACATAGGACTGGGATCACGGATTAATTGTAATATATTCTCATATGATTATTCTGGATATGGTGCAAGTTCTGGGAAACCAACAGAGAAGAACCTCTATGCAGACATAGAAGCTGCTTGGCTTGCTCTTAGGACAAG ATATGGCATTCGCCCTGAAAATGTGATTATATATGGCCAAAGTATAGGGACAGTACCATCTGTGGATCTCGCTGCTCGGTATGAGAGTGCTGCTGTTATTCTTCATTCTCCTTTGACCTCAGGAATGCGAGTCGCTTTTCCTGATACCAAGAAGACCTACTGTTTTGATGCATTCCCAAA CATTGACAAAATCTCTAAGATTACCTCTCCAGTATTAATAATTCATGGGACTGAAGATGAAGTCATTGACTTTTCACATGGCCTCGCATTGTTTGAGCGTTGCCAAAGACCTGTGGAGCCTCTGTGGGTTGAAGGGGCAGGTCACAATGATGTGGAACTTTATGGACAGTATCTTGAAAGATTGAAACAGTTTGTGTCACAGGAACTggtaaatttgtaa